Proteins encoded together in one Mycobacterium simiae window:
- a CDS encoding DUF4226 domain-containing protein, with translation MAEQAGPSLAAIRAQQSALATRHHSLADADRTLMDVLAAAHAAIRDSIGRLDAIADEIERAVPAHANLAVDTPLGAREFQKFLVAKQREIAAVVADVRELDRAKAAVLQRLRGAYGTPAG, from the coding sequence ATGGCCGAACAAGCCGGACCATCACTAGCAGCCATTCGGGCGCAGCAGTCGGCCCTGGCGACTCGGCACCATTCGCTCGCCGACGCCGACCGGACGCTGATGGACGTGCTGGCGGCCGCCCACGCCGCGATCCGGGACAGCATCGGCCGCCTGGATGCGATCGCCGACGAAATCGAGCGCGCCGTCCCGGCACACGCGAACCTGGCTGTCGATACACCGCTGGGAGCGCGAGAGTTTCAGAAGTTTCTGGTGGCCAAGCAGCGCGAGATCGCCGCGGTGGTCGCGGATGTGCGCGAGCTGGATCGGGCCAAAGCTGCTGTGCTGCAACGGCTGCGGGGAGCCTACGGCACCCCGGCTGGATAG
- a CDS encoding DUF4226 domain-containing protein, translating to MSTYDEMLAMVRAVRDRTGDPNAWQAGLTPTELAAVITPTTRPERLEMIMAKIRQQHPEVFDPASGAVNPPRSGPAQGPPDRSAGAAAEAIANAEAALAHQNSASAQLDLQVISAIMNAHLKTIDGAEALSALQRETEVAVRTRSDLDTPAGARDFQRFLIGKLRDIRAVVMNASLDDTSKSALMAAWTSLYGASNSGQNGGQGTSGEPVTAPVAAATTPALSTGQPLPGPDAGADWDPLLDSLLLDDPGVQAGAPAPGPAEGAPAAAPPPALPSLPNVGLGPAPGSMGGWGAPSGFAPSGRQEADAPDPGLQELADDTLGEDPADSDSDHPDERKDEDGQDISGAESPPSGPTSVTLPDGETVTAASPQLAAAIQAAVGGASIPDAFHQQGIIIPAPGTAVANPIDPVQVAPGDIGIFTDRHALGLGHSKALLDGQIQHIATVSGPSFLGWEHPPVTSTATAPATTEAPTPTRPAATPTTRE from the coding sequence GTGTCCACCTACGACGAGATGCTGGCCATGGTGCGGGCGGTGCGCGACCGCACCGGTGATCCCAACGCGTGGCAAGCCGGGCTGACCCCAACCGAGCTGGCGGCGGTGATCACGCCAACTACCCGGCCGGAACGGCTCGAGATGATCATGGCCAAAATCCGTCAGCAGCATCCCGAGGTTTTCGATCCTGCCTCCGGTGCGGTCAACCCGCCGCGGTCCGGGCCGGCGCAGGGGCCACCGGATCGTTCTGCGGGCGCCGCCGCGGAGGCCATCGCGAACGCCGAAGCCGCTCTAGCGCATCAGAATTCGGCTAGTGCGCAGCTGGATCTGCAAGTCATTTCGGCGATCATGAACGCTCACTTGAAAACCATCGACGGCGCGGAGGCCCTGAGCGCGCTGCAGCGGGAGACCGAAGTCGCGGTGCGGACGCGTTCGGATCTGGATACGCCGGCGGGCGCGCGGGACTTCCAGCGCTTCCTCATCGGCAAGCTCCGAGACATTCGGGCGGTGGTCATGAACGCCAGTCTGGATGACACGTCGAAGTCGGCGCTGATGGCCGCGTGGACTTCGCTGTACGGCGCATCAAACAGCGGCCAGAACGGCGGCCAGGGTACGTCCGGCGAGCCCGTGACAGCACCGGTGGCCGCGGCGACCACGCCGGCGCTGAGCACGGGTCAGCCGTTGCCCGGCCCGGATGCCGGGGCCGACTGGGATCCGCTGCTGGATTCGCTGCTTCTCGACGATCCGGGAGTGCAAGCCGGCGCTCCGGCGCCCGGTCCGGCCGAGGGCGCCCCCGCCGCCGCACCACCACCGGCGTTGCCGAGCCTGCCCAACGTCGGGCTCGGGCCCGCGCCGGGATCGATGGGCGGATGGGGCGCGCCGAGCGGCTTTGCACCGTCCGGGCGCCAGGAAGCCGACGCGCCCGATCCGGGTCTGCAGGAGCTGGCCGACGACACTCTCGGCGAGGATCCGGCCGACTCCGATTCAGACCACCCTGACGAACGCAAAGACGAAGACGGACAGGACATCTCAGGGGCCGAGTCCCCACCGTCGGGCCCCACCTCGGTGACCCTGCCCGATGGTGAGACCGTGACGGCCGCCAGCCCGCAGTTGGCCGCCGCCATCCAGGCCGCGGTCGGGGGTGCATCCATCCCGGATGCGTTTCACCAGCAGGGCATCATCATTCCGGCGCCGGGGACCGCCGTCGCCAACCCGATCGACCCAGTACAGGTCGCGCCCGGGGACATCGGGATCTTCACCGACCGCCATGCTCTCGGCCTCGGTCACAGCAAGGCATTGCTCGACGGCCAGATTCAGCACATTGCCACCGTAAGCGGGCCGAGCTTTCTAGGCTGGGAGCATCCACCGGTTACGTCGACCGCCACCGCCCCAGCGACAACCGAGGCACCGACACCGACCCGGCCGGCGGCCACGCCGACCACGCGAGAATAG
- a CDS encoding DUF5631 domain-containing protein: protein MPAFSSPTDCTPWVIGGLWPAELAAVTDETAPLAGYLEKDLQRIVSSANKQLGMVKRAGLTQEGRQAAETRIVEEARARAVRRVESTMRQLDLMKTQLHAGRRSASAESRDSGVDLDKTQIIPTVPPPPPPAPDRALEETQVIPVVPPRPEIARPADDRTDVIVTGQPAPDESTTVEKPITETVGGDDKRDASAGKHRAPSRAETKVVSIPPQPAPEPQPEPEPEPVAAAAPVVDVLAEDHDDTGADEGRHRTTGEAAAGPVVSEPEAEPEPVPELEPEAEPEPVPEPEPEATETETEKLQRLLAFVVRQEPRLNWAVGALADGTPLLVTDLAHGWIPPLIELPQGVRLLPPGRRAGRASALLGDVRLTATYTPGDPIGRPADFAETQPSVAPRDLPAVQDLGWELSRLTHWRDGLPRLVHTLAKAASAGTGVVEEEADLLRVHLDTARYQLLSQYPDVDSALLLNCLLLAATDSSVAGDAVSANYHLAWFQKLDEPPTSRWAADT from the coding sequence ATGCCGGCCTTCAGCTCTCCCACCGATTGCACCCCGTGGGTGATCGGTGGTCTCTGGCCTGCCGAATTGGCGGCGGTGACCGACGAAACCGCCCCGCTCGCAGGGTATCTCGAAAAGGACCTGCAACGCATCGTCAGCAGCGCCAACAAGCAGCTCGGGATGGTCAAGCGTGCGGGACTCACCCAGGAGGGTCGCCAGGCCGCCGAGACCCGCATCGTCGAGGAGGCGCGTGCGCGGGCTGTCCGGCGAGTCGAATCGACGATGCGCCAATTGGACCTGATGAAGACGCAGCTGCATGCGGGTCGTCGCAGCGCCTCGGCCGAGAGCCGGGATAGCGGAGTCGATCTGGACAAAACGCAGATCATCCCCACGGTTCCGCCCCCGCCGCCGCCCGCCCCTGACCGGGCGCTCGAGGAGACGCAGGTCATCCCGGTGGTGCCGCCGCGGCCGGAAATTGCCCGGCCGGCCGATGATCGCACCGATGTGATTGTCACCGGACAACCCGCGCCCGACGAGTCGACGACCGTCGAAAAGCCGATCACCGAAACTGTCGGCGGCGACGACAAGCGCGACGCCTCGGCGGGTAAGCATCGTGCCCCGTCGCGGGCCGAAACGAAGGTGGTCAGCATCCCGCCCCAGCCAGCACCCGAGCCGCAGCCGGAACCCGAACCTGAGCCGGTGGCCGCCGCCGCGCCGGTGGTCGATGTGCTTGCCGAGGATCACGATGACACCGGAGCCGACGAGGGTCGGCATCGGACGACCGGCGAGGCCGCCGCGGGGCCGGTCGTCAGCGAACCGGAAGCCGAGCCGGAACCGGTGCCCGAGCTGGAACCCGAGGCCGAGCCGGAACCGGTGCCCGAGCCGGAACCCGAGGCCACCGAAACCGAGACCGAGAAGTTGCAGCGCCTGTTGGCATTTGTGGTCCGCCAAGAACCACGACTGAACTGGGCGGTCGGAGCCCTCGCGGACGGCACCCCGCTGCTGGTGACCGACCTGGCGCACGGCTGGATCCCGCCGTTGATCGAGCTGCCGCAGGGTGTGCGACTGCTGCCGCCCGGCCGCCGCGCGGGCAGGGCGTCCGCGCTACTCGGTGACGTTCGACTGACCGCCACCTATACCCCCGGCGACCCGATCGGCCGGCCAGCCGACTTCGCCGAGACGCAGCCTTCGGTCGCGCCCCGCGACCTTCCCGCAGTGCAAGATCTGGGCTGGGAGCTGAGCCGACTCACCCACTGGCGTGACGGGTTACCACGGTTGGTACACACCCTGGCCAAGGCCGCTAGCGCGGGAACCGGCGTCGTCGAAGAAGAAGCCGACCTGTTGCGCGTCCACCTCGACACCGCCCGCTACCAGCTGTTGAGCCAATACCCCGACGTCGACTCCGCGCTCTTGCTGAACTGCCTGCTGCTGGCGGCTACCGACAGCAGCGTCGCCGGCGACGCGGTATCGGCGAACTATCACCTGGCCTGGTTCCAGAAGCTCGACGAACCGCCCACCAGCCGATGGGCCGCCGACACCTGA
- a CDS encoding DUF2694 family protein — protein sequence MTDANPAFDTVHPSGHILVRSCRGGYMHSVALSEEAMDTDAATLAQGILLTADVSWLKALLEVRQEIVAAGHTPSAEVPTPHDLDAAIEKLLAHKLRRRDSTD from the coding sequence ATGACAGACGCCAATCCCGCCTTCGACACCGTTCACCCGAGTGGGCACATCCTGGTCCGCTCCTGCCGCGGTGGGTACATGCACAGCGTCGCGTTGAGTGAGGAGGCGATGGATACCGACGCCGCGACCCTCGCCCAGGGCATCCTGTTGACCGCGGACGTGTCGTGGCTCAAGGCGCTGCTGGAAGTTCGACAGGAGATCGTTGCGGCCGGACACACCCCGTCGGCGGAGGTCCCGACGCCGCACGATCTCGACGCGGCAATTGAGAAGCTGCTGGCGCACAAGTTGCGCCGCCGTGACAGTACGGATTAA
- a CDS encoding ESX-1 secretion-associated protein produces MADRIQVAPAHLREAAAHHQETSDYLRTIPSSHAAIQESLDSLGPIFGELREAGRELLELRRQCYEAQADDHADMAHKLTVSATTWDQHEQDAAGALGRVVDGGR; encoded by the coding sequence ATGGCAGATCGAATCCAGGTGGCGCCCGCGCACTTACGCGAAGCCGCAGCCCATCACCAGGAGACCTCGGACTACTTGCGGACCATCCCGTCTTCGCATGCGGCGATCCAGGAAAGTCTCGATTCGCTCGGCCCCATTTTCGGCGAACTCCGCGAGGCCGGGCGCGAACTGCTGGAGCTGCGACGACAGTGCTACGAGGCGCAGGCGGACGACCATGCCGACATGGCGCACAAACTGACCGTATCGGCCACGACGTGGGATCAGCACGAACAAGACGCGGCCGGCGCGCTCGGCCGGGTCGTCGACGGCGGTCGATGA